A genomic region of Photobacterium swingsii contains the following coding sequences:
- a CDS encoding ecotin family protein codes for MKRTLTTAVISALLLSACATQQNSTDDMKTSHIAKVQSEMKAYPEAGEGMTRHTFILEPLDNENERLVEIVISKTLKLDCNHYMLADALVKKDVEGWGYPYYRYDANIEYMVGTLMACPEEQANQVKTVRAPRSELYRYNSKLPIVVYAPENLDVSYRVWQPEVKASVDE; via the coding sequence ATGAAACGTACATTAACAACGGCTGTAATTAGTGCTCTATTATTGAGTGCTTGTGCAACCCAACAAAATTCGACTGATGATATGAAAACGTCACATATTGCGAAAGTTCAGTCAGAAATGAAAGCCTACCCAGAGGCGGGTGAAGGCATGACGCGCCACACTTTTATTTTAGAACCGCTAGATAATGAAAATGAACGTCTAGTGGAGATAGTGATCAGCAAAACACTGAAGCTAGATTGTAATCACTACATGCTGGCTGACGCTTTAGTGAAAAAAGATGTTGAAGGGTGGGGTTACCCTTACTACCGTTATGATGCCAACATTGAATATATGGTTGGCACATTAATGGCATGCCCTGAAGAGCAGGCAAACCAAGTGAAAACGGTACGTGCGCCACGTAGTGAGCTTTATCGCTACAACAGTAAATTACCTATTGTCGTTTATGCACCTGAAAACTTAGATGTGTCTTACCGTGTATGGCAACCTGAAGTGAAAGCCTCAGTTGACGAGTAA